From a single Hypomesus transpacificus isolate Combined female chromosome 14, fHypTra1, whole genome shotgun sequence genomic region:
- the dnaja gene encoding dnaJ homolog subfamily A member 4 isoform X1 — protein MFCRVWFLSKLIEKRNEISGGSTRRSRKFSTLTLFKTSPLRPETDINRADVGYIGNIRIQSQGLKDSVVKMVHETGYYDLLGVSPNASPDEIKKAYRKLALKYHPDKNPNEGEKFKLISQAYEVLSDPKKRDLYDQGGEQAIKEGGMGGQFSSPTDIFNMFFGGGGRMQREERRGKNVIHQLSVTLEEMYNGATRKLGLQKNVICAKCDGYGGKKGTLEKCSSCKGRGVQIKVQQIGPGMIQQIQSMCPDCQGQGEKFNSKDRCKNCNGHKVERKKKILEVHIDKGMKDGQKITFHGEGDQEPGLEPGDVIIVLDQKEHEIFQRQDDNLIMKMDIKLVEALCGFKKTICTLDNRMLIITLPPGQVVRHKNVKVVQNEGMPIYRDPYDKGQLIVQFEVGFPQKHWLPEHLMPQLERLLPPRNKVMLTDDMEEVDLCEMDYQSQQRSYSREAHEEDEDGPRRGVQCQTQ, from the exons ATGTTTTGCCGTGTATGGTTCCTTTCTAAATTAATCGAGAAGAGGAACGAAATTTCCGGTGGCTCTACAAGGCGCTCCAGAAAGTTCAGCACGCTGACGCTATTTAAAACCAGTCCACTTCGCCCGGAGACAGACATAAACAGAGCCGACGTAGGTTACATAGGCAACATCAGGATTCAGTCGCAAG GTTTAAAAGATTCCGTCGTAAAGATGGTTCATGAAACTGGCTATTATGACCTTTTAGGTGTGAGTCCCAATGCCAGCCCAGACGAAATCAAAAAAGCATATCGAAAACTTGCGTTAAAATACCACCCAGACAAGAACCCCAATGAAGGAGAAAAG TTCAAATTGATATCACAGGCATATGAAGTTTTATCCGATCCAAAGAAAAGGGATCTGTATGACCAAGGCGGAGAACAAGCTATCAAAGAGGGTGGAATGGGAGGGCAGTTCTCTTCACCTACAGACATTTTCAACATGTTTTTTGGAGGTGGAGGCAGGAtgcaaagagaagagaggagag GTAAGAATGTTATTCATCAACTCAGTGTTACATTGGAAGAGATGTACAATGGAGCAACAAGGAAACTTGGTCTTCAAAAGAACGTGATCTGTGCTAAATGTGATG GCtatggagggaagaagggaacgCTTGAGAAGTGTTCAAGTTGCAAGGGTAGAGGAGTGCAAATCAAGGTGCAGCAGATTGGACCAGGCATGATCCAGCAAATCCAGAGTATGTGTCCGGACTGCCAGGGTCAGGGGGAAAAGTTCAACTCAAAGGACCGCTGTAAGAACTGCAATGGGCACAAAGTGGAGCGCAAGAAGAAAATTCTTGAAGTTCACATTGACAAAG GTATGAAGGATGGCCAGAAAATAACATTCCATGGTGAAGGTGACCAAGAACCTGGATTGGAACCTGGTGATGTCATCATTGTGCTAGATCAGAAGGAACATGAGATTTTCCAGAGACAAGACGATAACCTGATCATGAAAATGGATATCAAACTAGTTGAAGCTCTCTGTGGGTTCAAGAAGACCATTTGCACCTTGGATAACAGAATGCTCATAATTACTTTGCCACCAG GTCAAGTTGTGAGGCATAAAAACGTCAAAGTTGTTCAGAATGAAGGCATGCCCATTTACAGGGACCCTTATGACAAAGGCCAACTAATCGTTCAGTTTGAG GTGGGATTCCCACAGAAACACTGGCTTCCAGAGCACCTCATGCCTCAACTGGAAAGGCTGCTTCCTCCCAGGAACAAAGTCATGCTTACTGATGACATGGAAGAAGTAGATCTTTGTGAAATGGACTATCAGTCCCAGCAGAGGAGCTATTCCAGAGAAGCccatgaggaggatgaggatggtcCCAGAAGGGGTGTACAGTGTCAGACACAGTGA
- the dnaja gene encoding dnaJ homolog subfamily A member 4 isoform X2, producing MFCRVWFLSKLIEKRNEISGGSTRRSRKFSTLTLFKTSPLRPETDINRADVGYIGNIRIQSQGVSPNASPDEIKKAYRKLALKYHPDKNPNEGEKFKLISQAYEVLSDPKKRDLYDQGGEQAIKEGGMGGQFSSPTDIFNMFFGGGGRMQREERRGKNVIHQLSVTLEEMYNGATRKLGLQKNVICAKCDGYGGKKGTLEKCSSCKGRGVQIKVQQIGPGMIQQIQSMCPDCQGQGEKFNSKDRCKNCNGHKVERKKKILEVHIDKGMKDGQKITFHGEGDQEPGLEPGDVIIVLDQKEHEIFQRQDDNLIMKMDIKLVEALCGFKKTICTLDNRMLIITLPPGQVVRHKNVKVVQNEGMPIYRDPYDKGQLIVQFEVGFPQKHWLPEHLMPQLERLLPPRNKVMLTDDMEEVDLCEMDYQSQQRSYSREAHEEDEDGPRRGVQCQTQ from the exons ATGTTTTGCCGTGTATGGTTCCTTTCTAAATTAATCGAGAAGAGGAACGAAATTTCCGGTGGCTCTACAAGGCGCTCCAGAAAGTTCAGCACGCTGACGCTATTTAAAACCAGTCCACTTCGCCCGGAGACAGACATAAACAGAGCCGACGTAGGTTACATAGGCAACATCAGGATTCAGTCGCAAG GTGTGAGTCCCAATGCCAGCCCAGACGAAATCAAAAAAGCATATCGAAAACTTGCGTTAAAATACCACCCAGACAAGAACCCCAATGAAGGAGAAAAG TTCAAATTGATATCACAGGCATATGAAGTTTTATCCGATCCAAAGAAAAGGGATCTGTATGACCAAGGCGGAGAACAAGCTATCAAAGAGGGTGGAATGGGAGGGCAGTTCTCTTCACCTACAGACATTTTCAACATGTTTTTTGGAGGTGGAGGCAGGAtgcaaagagaagagaggagag GTAAGAATGTTATTCATCAACTCAGTGTTACATTGGAAGAGATGTACAATGGAGCAACAAGGAAACTTGGTCTTCAAAAGAACGTGATCTGTGCTAAATGTGATG GCtatggagggaagaagggaacgCTTGAGAAGTGTTCAAGTTGCAAGGGTAGAGGAGTGCAAATCAAGGTGCAGCAGATTGGACCAGGCATGATCCAGCAAATCCAGAGTATGTGTCCGGACTGCCAGGGTCAGGGGGAAAAGTTCAACTCAAAGGACCGCTGTAAGAACTGCAATGGGCACAAAGTGGAGCGCAAGAAGAAAATTCTTGAAGTTCACATTGACAAAG GTATGAAGGATGGCCAGAAAATAACATTCCATGGTGAAGGTGACCAAGAACCTGGATTGGAACCTGGTGATGTCATCATTGTGCTAGATCAGAAGGAACATGAGATTTTCCAGAGACAAGACGATAACCTGATCATGAAAATGGATATCAAACTAGTTGAAGCTCTCTGTGGGTTCAAGAAGACCATTTGCACCTTGGATAACAGAATGCTCATAATTACTTTGCCACCAG GTCAAGTTGTGAGGCATAAAAACGTCAAAGTTGTTCAGAATGAAGGCATGCCCATTTACAGGGACCCTTATGACAAAGGCCAACTAATCGTTCAGTTTGAG GTGGGATTCCCACAGAAACACTGGCTTCCAGAGCACCTCATGCCTCAACTGGAAAGGCTGCTTCCTCCCAGGAACAAAGTCATGCTTACTGATGACATGGAAGAAGTAGATCTTTGTGAAATGGACTATCAGTCCCAGCAGAGGAGCTATTCCAGAGAAGCccatgaggaggatgaggatggtcCCAGAAGGGGTGTACAGTGTCAGACACAGTGA